One window of Anaerolineales bacterium genomic DNA carries:
- a CDS encoding nucleoside 2-deoxyribosyltransferase, giving the protein MNIYFACSITGGRELEGFYRQFVVALEAQGHIIPTSHLARSEALEGERVLTPLDVYERDVKWIRECDALIAEVSVPSHGVGHEIGYALTLKKPTLCLYQEGRKVSRMITGNPDPALRVDVYSTFEEALRRAEHFLRRS; this is encoded by the coding sequence ATGAATATCTATTTTGCCTGTTCCATCACCGGCGGCCGAGAACTCGAAGGCTTTTACCGACAATTCGTCGTCGCGCTCGAAGCGCAGGGACACATCATCCCAACATCGCATCTTGCCCGGTCGGAAGCCCTGGAAGGGGAGCGGGTGTTGACTCCGCTTGATGTCTATGAGCGCGATGTGAAATGGATACGCGAGTGTGACGCACTGATCGCGGAAGTCAGCGTGCCTTCGCATGGCGTCGGCCATGAGATCGGATATGCCCTGACTTTGAAGAAACCGACACTTTGTCTATACCAGGAGGGGCGTAAAGTCTCCAGGATGATAACAGGCAACCCTGATCCCGCTCTTCGAGTTGATGTCTATTCCACTTTCGAAGAGGCACTCCGTCGTGCTGAGCATTTTCTGCGCAGGTCCTGA